A window of Fragaria vesca subsp. vesca linkage group LG7, FraVesHawaii_1.0, whole genome shotgun sequence contains these coding sequences:
- the LOC101309882 gene encoding L-type lectin-domain containing receptor kinase IX.1-like: MIDTNHQNDYADGFAFFLAPFGYPIPPNSAGGCLGLFNTTNLFDKYQNRVVLVEFDTYSNAWDPNGPHVGININSIASGVSASWDFNLTRSRVMIYAQVTYNASNYMLTVFWTYNEATRYDNSLSYKIDLRDYLPEKVVIGFSAATGNVTENIILSKWEFNSDIDPDDISRKGNKRAIFLIAAMTAVTFFILLLGVAIYQTAVKKRIAKIKGQINVLVPSVSKHLETLAFPRRFSYEELVAATSGFANDRRLGHGGSGQVYRGVLQDLDCSVAVKRIFADSEHYEKVFINEVKIISRLIHKNLVMFIGWCHEQGECLLVYAYMPNSSLDAHLFGSRTTLQWDIRYRIALGLASALHYLHEDAEQCVLHRDIKSANVLLDNDFNTKLGDFGIAKLLDPHLRTRTTGVAGTFGYMAPEYAFQGRASKESDMFSFGVVALEIGCGRQTYHDGEYHVPISEWVWQSYLAGNLLDVSDERLGMEFDPSEMKCLLIVGLWCTHPCNKERPKTGQVMKVLQLEAPLPQLARNRYHDHQYKDFVLSDPGTIL; this comes from the coding sequence ATGATTGACACTAATCACCAAAACGACTATGCTGATGGGTTTGCCTTTTTCCTTGCACCTTTTGGCTATCCAATCCCGCCTAACTCAGCCGGAGGTTGTCTGGGACTGTTCAACACCACCAATCTATTCGACAAGTACCAAAACAGAGTTGTCCTTGTTGAGTTTGATACGTACTCAAACGCTTGGGATCCTAACGGACCTCATGTCGGGATCAATATAAATAGTATTGCATCGGGTGTCAGTGCTAGTTGGGATTTTAACCTCACGAGATCAAGAGTGATGATATATGCACAAGTAACTTACAATGCAAGCAACTACATGCTGACTGTGTTTTGGACGTACAACGAAGCTACGAGGTATGACAATTCTCTTTCTTACAAAATCGACTTACGAGATTATCTCCCTGAAAAGGTTGTGATTGGTTTCTCAGCTGCTACTGGTAACGTCACGGAAAACATTATTTTATCAAAATGGGAGTTCAATTCAGATATAGATCCTGATGATATAAGCAGGAAAGGGAATAAGCGTGCAATATTCTTGATAGCGGCCATGACTGCAGTTACTTTCTTCATTTTATTGCTTGGTGTGGCCATATATCAGACTGCAGTGAAGAAGCGCATTGCGAAGATCAAAGGACAGATAAATGTTCTTGTACCCTCTGTAAGTAAGCATCTCGAGACACTAGCATTTCCAAGACGATTTTCTTACGAAGAATTAGTTGCGGCAACATCGGGCTTTGCAAATGACAGAAGGCTAGGCCATGGAGGGTCAGGACAAGTGTATCGAGGAGTCCTACAAGATCTTGACTGCTCAGTTGCTGTGAAGAGAATCTTTGCCGACTCTGAGCATTATGAGAAAGTTTTCATCAATGAAGTGAAAATCATAAGCCGCTTGATACATAAAAACTTGGTGATGTTTATAGGATGGTGCCATGAGCAAGGCGAGTGTTTACTTGTTTATGCTTACATGCCTAATAGCAGCCTTGACGCTCATCTATTTGGCTCCAGAACAACACTGCAATGGGATATCAGGTACAGGATAGCTTTGGGGTTGGCCTCAGCCCTTCATTATCTACACGAAGATGCAGAGCAGTGCGTCCTTCATAGGGATATTAAATCAGCAAATGTACTATTGGACAACGATTTCAACACTAAGCTCGGTGATTTTGGGATTGCTAAACTCTTGGATCCTCACTTGAGGACTAGGACAACCGGGGTGGCAGGGACTTTCGGGTACATGGCCCCGGAATATGCCTTTCAAGGGAGAGCAAGCAAGGAGTCGGACATGTTCAGTTTTGGAGTTGTGGCTTTAGAAATTGGTTGCGGAAGGCAAACTTACCATGATGGAGAATATCACGTGCCAATTTCCGAGTGGGTTTGGCAATCGTACCTTGCAGGAAATCTTCTCGATGTATCTGATGAGAGATTAGGTATGGAGTTTGATCCAAGTGAAATGAAGTGCTTGCTAATTGTGGGATTATGGTGCACTCACCCATGCAACAAAGAGAGGCCTAAAACAGGGCAAGTGATGAAGGTTCTTCAGCTTGAAGCACCATTGCCGCAACTTGCACGCAATAGGTACCATGATCATCAATATAAAGACTTTGTACTATCTGATCCCGGAACAATCTTGTAG
- the LOC101310171 gene encoding uncharacterized protein LOC101310171 produces the protein MIDAKLWKVVWRPTMLPKISNFLWRALSNALSTNWNIFRRKIIPDPLCAICGEHPETTEHCLLLCPWTSAVWFGSSLGYIPEKASITSLDAWLLAVSGNSVMKRVSPNPVTTIENIHRSFKKWSGAQSDYDTPPYEPRRPTASKLWHPPPPNVVKVNIDAA, from the exons ATGATAGATGCAAAGCTGTGGAAGGTGGTGTGGAGGCCAACCATGCTGCCAAAAATTTCCAATTTCTTGTGGCGTGCGTTATCAAATGCTCTTTCTACCAACTGGAATATTTTCAGAAGAAAAATTATTCCAGACCCTTTGTGTGCTATTTGTGGTGAGCATCCGGAAACTACGGAGCATTGCCTACTTCTATGCCCTTGGACTAGCGCTGTATGGTTTGGGAGCTCTTTGGGATACATCCCAGAGAAGGCCTCTATCACAAGCTTGGATGCTTGGCTTCTAGCAGTTTCTGGCAATTCTG TAATGAAGAGGGTCTCCCCTAACCCTGTTACTACTATAGAGAACATTCACAGAAGCTTTAAAAAGTGGTCTGGAGCTCAGTCTGATTATGACACTCCCCCATATGAGCCTCGGAGACCTACTGCAAGCAAATTGTGGCATCCTCCCCCTCCAAATGTGGTAAAAGTTAACATTGATGCAGCTTGA
- the LOC101310469 gene encoding uncharacterized protein LOC101310469: MSKQHSGIGLVVRNHRGCSIAGASLLCSHNSVVEAEADSVVKGLQIARFLNLKNVIIEGDCQEVIRSLSSPTFTPNWKILPILNRVKFLLLAFDEVLWNWVPREANRVADVAAKLAMVRLCSSDWANTPLTSLLHILRSDGPPD, encoded by the coding sequence ATGAGTAAACAACACAGTGGGATTGGTCTAGTGGTGCGTAACCATAGGGGTTGTTCTATTGCTGGTGCAAGTCTCTTGTGCTCCCATAATTCTGTTGTTGAGGCCGAGGCTGACTCGGTGGTTAAAGGTCTTCAAATTGCAAGGTTTCTGAATTTGAAAAATGTTATCATTGAGGGTGATTGCCAGGAGGTCATTAGGTCTCTCTCTTCCCCAACTTTCACTCCCAATTGGAAAATTCTACCTATTCTCAATAGAGTGAAGTTTCTGTTGCTTGCCTTTGATGAGGTGTTATGGAACTGGGTTCCCCGTGAAGCTAACCGGGTTGCTGACGTAGCGGCGAAGCTTGCCATGGTGAGGTTGTGCTCTTCGGACTGGGCTAATACGCCTCTAACCTCCCTCCTTCATATTCTTAGGAGCGATGGCCCCCCTGACTGA
- the LOC101310756 gene encoding putative ribonuclease H protein At1g65750-like, with translation MALWKARNKLRFDNRPPNFYTMCCSIMAWIRQISLFAPGHYKGVLDARLLASLGVASKGGKAPRIQHVLWQPPFFPWIKVNTNGLAKGNPGPAACGGVFRDASGGFLGSFCHSLGWKTSFYSELYVVILAIEIAHDKGWVYLWLESDSVSVVACFSSRSFSPTWNLRVRWNNCLLIIRQMNFRYSHIFREGNIVADKMANLGLSNVSFTWYDNPLTELHGFLQADYLGIPNYRFS, from the coding sequence ATGGCTCTATGGAAGGCTCGGAATAAGCTAAGGTTTGATAATCGACCCCCTAATTTCTATACAATGTGTTGCTCTATTATGGCATGGATTCGTCAAATTAGCCTTTTTGCTCCTGGTCACTATAAGGGTGTTCTTGATGCCCGTTTATTGGCCTCTCTTGGAGTTGCTTCTAAAGGTGGTAAGGCTCCCAGAATTCAACATGTCTTATGGCAGCCTCCGTTTTTTCCTTGGATCAAAGTTAACACAAACGGTTTAGCAAAAGGCAATCCAGGTCCAGCAGCTTGTGGGGGTGTGTTTCGTGATGCCTCAGGTGGGTTTTTAGGGAGTTTTTGTCATTCGCTTGGATGGAAGACTTCCTTTTATTCTGAACTTTATGTTGTTATCTTGGCAATTGAAATTGCTCATGATAAAGGGTGGGTCTACTTATGGTTGGAAAGTGACTCTGTTAGTGTGGTAGCTTGCTTCTCTTCCAGGTCTTTTTCTCCTACGTGGAACTTAAGAGTTCGTTGGAATAACTGCCTTTTGATAATTCGTCAAATGAACTTCCGTTACAGTCATATTTTTAGAGAAGGAAATATAGTGGCTGACAAGATGGCAAACTTGGGGTTGTCAAATGTTTCATTTACTTGGTATGATAATCCTCTTACTGAGCTTCATGGTTTCTTGCAAGCGGATTATTTGGGTATCCCTAATTATCGGTTTTCATAG